In bacterium, a genomic segment contains:
- a CDS encoding CCA tRNA nucleotidyltransferase gives MLKIENRIIQSIFRIFSQAGKSVYLVGGSVRDLLMEKPLNDYDFATSATPSEIIKILRNSRIKTYPVGINFGTVGAFIDKVELHITTFRKKEIYRGISRKPDVDFGSNIMEDLERRDFTINTIAIGAADSKIIDPFKGREDLEQKLIRTPKNPDTAFADDSLRILRALRFQSQLGFEIEEKTRSSLKKNAYRLLNLSSERIRDEMTKLLLGNHLELALENLMKNEVINYFIPELVPLKNLHEDSQLHHKDVWMHTVKVVKNCPLDEKIRWTALLHDIAKPYVRTIDEKNVHFYRHEDLGAKMAWGILTRLRFSNQDRKHICFLIRKHMRANLYTSLWTDTAVRRFATKMGDKLSDILSISKADITSYKKERVRKKLEELSELEGRCEELISAKESKFPITGDELMDKFNLSPSPLIGKMKHKILEAITNETLPENSENKELYFEYIKKAFKKELEI, from the coding sequence ATGCTAAAAATAGAAAATAGAATAATACAGAGTATTTTTAGAATCTTCAGCCAGGCAGGGAAATCCGTATATCTTGTTGGGGGCTCAGTGCGCGATCTGTTAATGGAAAAGCCTCTCAATGATTACGATTTTGCTACCTCTGCAACACCTTCTGAAATTATCAAAATTCTACGAAATAGCAGGATAAAAACATATCCTGTCGGCATAAATTTTGGAACAGTCGGCGCATTCATAGACAAAGTTGAATTGCATATTACAACATTCAGGAAAAAAGAGATATACAGAGGTATTAGCAGAAAACCGGATGTGGATTTTGGAAGCAATATAATGGAGGACTTAGAGCGCAGGGATTTTACAATAAATACGATAGCGATAGGCGCTGCTGACTCAAAAATAATTGATCCTTTTAAAGGAAGGGAAGATTTAGAGCAAAAATTAATCAGAACACCTAAGAATCCAGACACTGCATTTGCAGATGATTCTCTGAGAATTCTAAGAGCATTAAGGTTCCAATCTCAATTAGGATTTGAGATTGAAGAGAAGACTCGCTCATCCTTAAAAAAGAACGCTTACAGACTGCTGAACCTCTCGAGTGAAAGAATAAGAGATGAAATGACTAAGCTATTACTTGGAAATCATTTGGAACTAGCGCTGGAAAATTTGATGAAAAACGAAGTGATTAACTACTTCATACCAGAACTTGTTCCTCTGAAGAACCTGCATGAAGATAGCCAGCTTCATCATAAGGACGTATGGATGCATACAGTAAAAGTTGTTAAAAATTGCCCTTTAGATGAGAAAATCAGATGGACTGCACTGCTTCACGACATAGCGAAACCATACGTAAGAACAATAGATGAGAAAAATGTGCATTTTTATAGGCATGAAGATTTAGGCGCTAAGATGGCATGGGGAATCCTTACAAGACTCAGATTCTCCAATCAGGATCGCAAGCACATATGCTTTTTAATCAGGAAACATATGAGAGCAAATCTTTATACTTCTCTATGGACAGACACCGCAGTGAGACGGTTTGCAACCAAGATGGGGGATAAGCTCTCAGATATTCTCAGTATTTCTAAGGCAGATATAACATCATACAAGAAGGAGAGGGTTCGAAAAAAGCTGGAAGAATTATCTGAGCTTGAGGGGAGATGTGAGGAGCTGATTTCAGCAAAAGAATCCAAATTTCCAATCACCGGAGATGAGTTAATGGATAAATTTAATCTTTCCCCATCTCCTTTAATAGGGAAAATGAAACATAAGATACTTGAAGCTATTACAAACGAGACCCTGCCAGAGAATAGTGAGAATAAAGAGTTATATTTTGAATACATTAAGAAGGCATTTAAGAAGGAACTTGAGATATAG
- a CDS encoding AsmA-like C-terminal region-containing protein, whose amino-acid sequence MYIKRVVNKISQNRVHVERVQIGFDLHSANVSIKNSTPAIPIDFTGKVILENNMTSFEIEKGIYDDIKIVTPHLPLYIKDRILHIHRIKLKLAEGEAELSGKLNFSSPYGIEFDSIYKIKNVDIQKLAPKFGIKNLTFSGVLNCEGNIRSRGKSIDEIKKNLNGNLDIILNNGYLTKQHIFVRMFTLINMYDVIKLRLPKMDEEGIKYSTATAKAVINSGVINVESLYIDGERMRISGKGDIDMVKESTDMIFGIELMQIVDEVLNKIPILGYIITGEDGNLLAFYVRLKRSKGGHLKATVVQHELLEDMTLGLFQRLLNLPLKMMTPIMEYIKTK is encoded by the coding sequence TTGTATATTAAGAGAGTTGTTAATAAAATTTCGCAGAATAGAGTTCATGTTGAGAGAGTACAGATAGGATTTGATCTTCACTCTGCAAATGTCTCAATCAAAAATTCAACCCCTGCCATTCCTATTGATTTTACAGGTAAAGTTATCTTGGAGAATAACATGACAAGCTTTGAAATAGAAAAGGGCATATATGATGACATAAAAATCGTTACGCCACATCTGCCACTCTATATAAAAGACAGGATACTGCATATCCATAGGATAAAATTAAAACTAGCAGAGGGGGAAGCTGAGCTTTCAGGTAAACTTAATTTTTCTTCCCCATATGGCATTGAATTTGATTCAATATACAAAATAAAAAATGTTGATATCCAAAAACTGGCTCCAAAGTTTGGCATTAAAAATCTTACATTTAGTGGAGTGCTGAACTGCGAGGGAAATATAAGAAGCCGTGGCAAGTCTATTGATGAAATAAAAAAGAACCTGAACGGAAATTTAGATATAATATTAAATAATGGATATTTAACTAAACAACATATATTCGTTAGAATGTTCACTCTTATTAATATGTATGATGTAATAAAATTAAGACTGCCTAAAATGGATGAGGAGGGAATAAAATATAGTACAGCCACGGCTAAAGCAGTAATAAATTCTGGAGTAATTAATGTAGAAAGTCTATATATTGACGGCGAGAGAATGAGAATTTCAGGCAAAGGCGATATTGATATGGTTAAAGAGTCAACAGATATGATTTTTGGAATTGAGCTGATGCAGATTGTTGATGAGGTGTTGAATAAAATACCAATTTTGGGTTATATTATAACAGGAGAGGATGGGAACTTACTTGCTTTCTATGTCAGATTAAAAAGGAGTAAAGGCGGACATTTAAAGGCAACAGTGGTTCAGCATGAATTACTGGAAGACATGACATTAGGATTGTTTCAGCGGTTGTTAAATTTGCCGTTAAAGATGATGACTCCTATTATGGAATATATAAAGACAAAGTAA
- a CDS encoding polysaccharide deacetylase family protein, which yields MSRIPILFYHKINYPNPKATEQCLYVRPEDFEKQMNLLKKWNYMTVSLDEVIASTKRNKEFPQKPVVITFDDGYLDNYTYAFPIMKNLGFTGTVFLTTDAVGKTMAFDESKEKVPEKFMSWENAKKMMAFGFSFGSHSCTHKRMTGLTDEDAWDEITKSKQIIEENLSQPVKYFCYPYGDYNENTKNFLAQAGYKGACTTKRGMNHTTETIFELRRIPVKNNTNMLKFVFSITLKYINK from the coding sequence ATGAGTAGGATACCAATCCTTTTCTATCATAAAATTAATTATCCCAATCCTAAAGCCACAGAACAATGCCTGTACGTAAGACCGGAGGATTTTGAAAAACAGATGAATCTTCTTAAAAAATGGAACTATATGACTGTTTCACTTGATGAGGTCATTGCGAGCACTAAAAGAAATAAAGAGTTTCCTCAAAAACCTGTCGTAATAACCTTTGATGATGGCTATCTTGACAATTATACATACGCATTTCCCATTATGAAAAATCTGGGCTTTACAGGTACGGTTTTCTTAACAACAGATGCAGTTGGCAAAACTATGGCTTTTGATGAAAGCAAAGAAAAGGTTCCAGAGAAATTTATGTCATGGGAAAATGCAAAGAAGATGATGGCATTTGGATTTAGTTTCGGGTCTCATTCATGTACACACAAACGTATGACTGGATTAACAGATGAGGATGCATGGGACGAAATAACAAAATCAAAACAAATTATTGAAGAAAATCTGTCCCAGCCGGTAAAATACTTTTGCTATCCATACGGAGATTACAATGAAAATACAAAGAATTTTCTTGCTCAAGCCGGGTACAAAGGAGCATGCACAACAAAAAGAGGTATGAATCATACAACTGAAACCATATTTGAGCTGCGAAGAATACCTGTAAAGAATAATACAAACATGTTGAAATTTGTTTTCTCCATTACCCTTAAGTATATAAATAAATAA
- a CDS encoding glycosyltransferase family 4 protein — protein MKKKNTPSRIVFFPKGDYSIPSTRYRCMLFARELKKYGFSTSIMSPRLILKKNICIERYREAIKSIRELNQSRKNTIIYAQRTVYQSDFIRFLWVYKKLFNISVVFDFDDAIFLRRKKRTNRMLKIADVVIVGSHFLAEYAQKCNDNVYIMSTAIDTDKFKPAYLEKKAEFKIGWVGDGKTYQDDLIMLKKPLISLARTHNIMFEIIGTKDCHKLKEAYGECEHLKVEMIDWMEPDEIPSELITFDVGVYPLLDNEWNKGKCGLKALEYMSTGIAAVCSNIGENKYFIKDGKDGLLARTPDEWETKLRSLIENNQLKEQIAINGRKTVEEKYSIRVAGEKLAEILKNKFWNNNSMEE, from the coding sequence ATGAAAAAGAAAAACACGCCTAGCAGAATTGTATTTTTCCCAAAGGGCGATTATAGCATACCAAGCACAAGATACAGATGTATGCTTTTTGCTAGGGAATTGAAAAAGTACGGATTTTCTACTTCTATAATGTCTCCACGCCTGATACTCAAAAAGAATATATGCATTGAACGATACAGAGAAGCAATAAAGTCGATAAGAGAATTAAACCAAAGTCGCAAAAATACTATTATTTACGCTCAAAGAACTGTCTATCAGTCAGACTTTATAAGATTTCTATGGGTATATAAAAAACTATTTAATATAAGTGTGGTCTTTGATTTTGATGATGCAATATTCTTAAGGCGTAAGAAGCGCACAAACCGCATGTTAAAGATTGCAGATGTTGTTATTGTTGGGAGCCACTTTCTGGCTGAGTATGCTCAAAAATGCAATGATAATGTTTACATTATGTCAACAGCTATTGATACGGATAAATTTAAGCCTGCATACCTGGAGAAAAAAGCTGAATTTAAAATAGGCTGGGTTGGGGATGGAAAGACATATCAGGATGACCTCATAATGCTGAAGAAGCCTTTAATATCTCTTGCAAGAACCCATAATATAATGTTTGAGATAATAGGCACTAAAGACTGCCATAAACTAAAGGAAGCTTATGGAGAATGTGAACATTTAAAAGTTGAGATGATCGATTGGATGGAACCTGATGAGATACCCTCTGAATTGATAACATTCGATGTAGGGGTGTATCCTTTACTGGATAATGAATGGAATAAGGGGAAATGCGGCCTTAAAGCCCTGGAGTATATGTCTACAGGTATTGCTGCTGTATGCAGTAATATAGGTGAAAATAAGTATTTTATAAAAGACGGAAAAGATGGACTTCTGGCAAGAACCCCTGATGAATGGGAAACTAAACTCAGGAGTTTAATTGAGAACAACCAACTTAAGGAACAAATAGCTATAAACGGAAGAAAAACTGTTGAAGAAAAATACTCCATACGTGTTGCTGGAGAAAAACTTGCAGAAATATTAAAAAACAAATTCTGGAATAATAATAGCATGGAGGAATGA
- a CDS encoding O-antigen ligase family protein: MHETTRDEIKMNSSKISIICNIIIEYSMLLLVFIMPFKHTASIESAALLIPLIAWIVKLKYVPDAHFIKTPLNFPIMYWGIVVVLASIGSIAQTYSFYEFRSQFLKQIILFFIVINNIRTKKQILKIVYILAISACAFSIYGISGYFNNTLTEYGRAIGAFDSYSRSAMYCILVIPLILIVFFHTKNKYIKLGLVLSALLTGILLVLTFTRGPWVILFVILLILLFKKSKKMLIAFLAVLLLLGLFYAPVTERVKFTFEVKEGINRALSGRLTLWHNSLQIIKKHPVLGVGYGPNIFRKMYLHPEYKFYITDPHGNFQQSDAHNLYLQIPIETGIVGIVVFMYLLARHIKCAYKSYMHTEDYFKKDILFTILLTIIGFLACSISGYFYEDRIGLMFWLYMAISIGIGTNEKEKHA, from the coding sequence ATGCATGAAACTACTCGTGACGAAATAAAAATGAACAGCTCAAAAATATCCATTATATGTAACATAATTATTGAGTACAGCATGCTCCTTTTAGTTTTTATTATGCCGTTTAAGCATACTGCATCTATTGAATCAGCGGCTCTTCTTATCCCTCTCATTGCATGGATAGTAAAACTGAAATATGTTCCTGATGCGCATTTTATAAAAACACCTCTAAATTTCCCTATTATGTATTGGGGAATTGTTGTTGTGTTAGCCTCCATTGGTTCCATAGCTCAGACGTATAGCTTTTATGAATTCAGGTCACAGTTTTTGAAACAAATTATTCTATTTTTTATTGTAATAAATAATATAAGGACCAAAAAACAGATACTGAAAATAGTATACATATTAGCTATTTCGGCATGTGCTTTTTCCATATATGGCATATCTGGCTATTTTAATAACACATTGACAGAGTATGGAAGAGCTATAGGCGCCTTTGACAGCTATAGCCGTTCAGCAATGTATTGTATACTTGTTATCCCTTTAATTCTAATAGTGTTTTTTCATACCAAAAACAAATATATAAAACTTGGTCTAGTTTTATCTGCCCTCTTAACAGGTATATTATTAGTGCTAACTTTCACTCGCGGGCCATGGGTAATACTATTTGTTATTCTCTTAATATTACTGTTCAAAAAAAGTAAGAAGATGTTAATAGCCTTCTTAGCAGTATTGCTACTTTTGGGCCTTTTTTATGCCCCGGTTACTGAAAGAGTAAAATTTACATTTGAGGTTAAAGAAGGTATTAACCGAGCTTTATCCGGACGCTTAACATTATGGCATAATAGTCTTCAGATTATAAAAAAACATCCCGTGCTAGGTGTGGGATATGGGCCGAATATCTTTAGAAAAATGTATCTACATCCGGAATATAAATTCTATATTACTGATCCTCATGGCAATTTCCAGCAGTCAGATGCACACAATCTCTATTTGCAGATCCCTATAGAGACAGGGATAGTGGGCATTGTAGTTTTTATGTATCTCTTAGCAAGACATATAAAATGTGCTTATAAGTCATACATGCATACAGAAGACTATTTTAAAAAGGACATATTATTCACAATTCTTCTGACAATTATTGGTTTTTTAGCTTGCAGTATTTCCGGATATTTTTATGAAGATAGAATAGGACTTATGTTTTGGTTATACATGGCTATATCCATAGGTATAGGAACTAATGAAAAAGAAAAACACGCCTAG
- the waaF gene encoding lipopolysaccharide heptosyltransferase II, which produces MRRKFLIIKPSSMGDIIHALPVLATLRKHYPEAEITWIVKNKFSDLLAGNPDLTDVIPFDNSGFLQLIKILRKKKFDVALDLQGLFRSGILAYFSKASHRIGFSKINSRELSHIFYNHKVTPPQKAVHVVDKNMSLLEPLGISEYIYNFKIPISAQDLRFAKDFFASRKLVPKKDKIIMLNPGAGWPTKRWPAENFPRLADKLTKCSSANSNANAKVIMSWGPQEKELIENIRSNMNDRIAIMPQSTIKQLAAIIKSCDLFVGSDTGPTHLAAALEVPVVGLYGPSDPKRNGPYGTKNIIIQKDIPCASCWKRECGKIDCMKNISVDEVFEACMKLLVTK; this is translated from the coding sequence TTGAGGAGAAAATTTCTAATCATCAAACCCTCCTCAATGGGCGATATTATTCACGCTCTGCCAGTACTTGCAACATTGAGAAAACACTATCCTGAAGCAGAAATCACATGGATTGTTAAAAACAAATTTTCTGATTTATTAGCAGGGAATCCTGATCTAACAGATGTCATTCCATTTGATAATAGTGGTTTTTTGCAATTAATCAAAATACTGCGCAAAAAGAAGTTTGATGTAGCGCTGGACCTTCAGGGATTATTCAGAAGCGGAATTTTAGCTTATTTCAGCAAGGCAAGCCATAGGATCGGCTTCAGTAAGATTAACAGTCGCGAATTGAGTCATATATTCTACAATCATAAAGTAACTCCGCCTCAAAAAGCTGTCCATGTAGTGGATAAAAACATGAGCCTGCTTGAACCGCTGGGCATATCTGAATATATATATAATTTTAAAATTCCTATATCCGCACAGGATTTAAGATTTGCAAAGGATTTTTTTGCATCAAGAAAACTAGTTCCAAAAAAAGATAAAATCATCATGCTAAACCCCGGCGCTGGATGGCCGACAAAGCGCTGGCCAGCTGAAAACTTTCCGCGTCTTGCAGATAAATTAACAAAATGTAGCAGTGCTAATAGCAATGCTAATGCAAAGGTAATTATGTCATGGGGGCCCCAAGAAAAAGAGTTAATAGAAAATATTAGAAGCAACATGAACGACAGAATTGCAATAATGCCTCAATCTACTATAAAACAACTTGCAGCAATAATTAAGAGCTGTGATCTTTTTGTTGGCTCTGACACAGGTCCTACACATCTTGCAGCTGCATTAGAAGTTCCTGTTGTTGGCCTGTATGGTCCGTCAGACCCTAAAAGAAATGGCCCGTATGGAACAAAGAATATTATTATTCAGAAAGATATACCATGTGCCTCGTGTTGGAAGAGAGAATGTGGTAAAATTGATTGCATGAAAAATATATCCGTTGATGAGGTTTTTGAAGCATGCATGAAACTACTCGTGACGAAATAA
- a CDS encoding prepilin-type N-terminal cleavage/methylation domain-containing protein has translation MIKFFGKRTGFTLVEMLAVVAIIALLAGMLLPALSKARIRARVAKAKAEMINIRVSLEQYYADYSTYPTNYRVTDTKGLNKLVEDTKAYMSSVPTDPFPANDGYAYYRYYCNDEVEDTDDTATAWVLFSVGPDKVPNGTVYSDFVDAGVLQNEYSAGNDDNTGNIYLQGP, from the coding sequence ATGATAAAGTTTTTTGGCAAAAGAACGGGGTTTACGCTTGTTGAGATGCTTGCTGTAGTTGCAATAATAGCTCTGCTTGCAGGCATGCTGCTTCCGGCTTTATCAAAAGCGCGGATAAGGGCAAGGGTTGCAAAAGCTAAGGCAGAAATGATAAATATCAGGGTGTCTCTGGAACAATACTATGCAGATTACTCCACCTATCCGACAAACTACAGAGTTACAGATACTAAAGGATTAAACAAATTAGTAGAGGATACAAAAGCCTATATGAGCAGCGTTCCAACAGATCCTTTCCCTGCGAATGATGGGTATGCTTACTACAGATATTATTGTAATGATGAAGTGGAGGACACCGATGATACAGCGACAGCATGGGTGCTTTTTAGTGTTGGTCCAGATAAAGTCCCTAATGGTACAGTTTATAGCGATTTTGTGGATGCTGGCGTCCTTCAGAACGAATACTCTGCAGGAAATGACGATAATACTGGGAATATATATTTGCAGGGGCCGTAA
- the thiL gene encoding thiamine-phosphate kinase, producing MTKLSGEFELIKHIAARAVRKEVICGIGDDAAVIKYGNKFLLLTTDTIVEHDHFSFSYFTPEQIGIKAIESNFSDIAAMGGVPLYVLVSLVLKSDSTMHMVEEIYKGMRNRCKKHNVDIIGGDTTHGNANVITITLIGETDKKHLCMRKDAKAGDLIFVTGLLGASTAGLHLFRKEIKGFEVTKRCHTTPQSRLDVSWEIAGYANAMEDISDGLASELRNISEQSKCGVIIYADKVPINDQTHMAAQACGEDALDFALYGGEDFELVYTVSKERSKKAYGYCVGEITKGKGIYLKKDNRLTKLTKFGYDHFKKQ from the coding sequence GTGACAAAGCTTAGCGGAGAGTTTGAGTTAATAAAACATATTGCTGCTCGCGCAGTAAGAAAGGAAGTAATCTGCGGCATAGGAGATGATGCTGCTGTAATAAAATATGGTAACAAGTTTCTTTTATTAACAACGGACACTATTGTTGAACATGATCATTTTTCTTTTTCCTATTTTACACCTGAGCAGATTGGCATAAAAGCCATTGAAAGTAATTTTTCCGATATTGCTGCAATGGGAGGTGTGCCTTTGTATGTATTGGTTTCTCTTGTATTAAAATCTGATTCAACAATGCATATGGTTGAGGAAATATACAAAGGGATGAGAAATAGGTGCAAAAAGCATAATGTCGATATAATAGGAGGCGACACTACACACGGAAATGCGAATGTTATTACTATAACTTTGATAGGCGAAACAGATAAAAAACATCTTTGTATGAGAAAAGATGCAAAGGCGGGAGACCTTATATTTGTAACAGGGCTTCTCGGCGCATCAACAGCAGGCTTGCATCTTTTCAGAAAAGAAATAAAAGGATTTGAAGTGACTAAAAGATGCCACACTACCCCTCAATCAAGGCTGGATGTATCATGGGAGATTGCAGGCTATGCCAATGCAATGGAGGATATAAGTGACGGGCTTGCCTCTGAGCTCAGAAATATCTCCGAGCAGAGCAAATGTGGAGTTATTATATATGCAGATAAGGTTCCCATAAATGACCAAACTCATATGGCTGCTCAGGCTTGTGGAGAAGATGCTTTGGATTTTGCTCTTTATGGAGGAGAGGATTTTGAGCTTGTTTATACTGTTTCAAAAGAAAGAAGCAAAAAAGCATACGGCTACTGTGTCGGCGAAATTACTAAGGGTAAGGGTATTTATCTGAAAAAAGACAATAGACTAACAAAACTTACGAAGTTTGGATATGACCATTTCAAAAAGCAATAA
- the thiC gene encoding phosphomethylpyrimidine synthase ThiC, with amino-acid sequence MTLLEAAKKHIITNDIKIVAKKEGIDTNKLVQRIAAGEIVIPKSKKHKFSPIGIGSGLMVKINANIGTSPKDADIKKELKKLRVAIKSGADAVMDLSTGGDLNKIRRTIIKESSVPVGTVPVYQVMVEKKHIARISKEDILNTIRIHGEQGVDFITVHCGFTRDCIPLLKNRITGVVSRGGTFIMRWMQYHGRENPLFEYYDEVMDIAKEYDMTLSLGDGLRPGCIADATDKAQIKELKNLGILAERARNRGVQAMIEGPGHIPLNQIEKNIKLQKKYCKNAPFYVLGPLVTDIAPGYDHITCAIGGTLAAYYGASFLCYVTPAEHLSLPTEADVKEGVIATKIAAHAADVARGHKKALDWDRRMSVSRKKLDWEGMIALSIDPEKAREYRKHSRIGKDEECTMCGEFCVMKDWQRDKA; translated from the coding sequence ATGACATTACTTGAGGCGGCAAAGAAGCATATCATTACAAATGATATAAAAATAGTAGCTAAAAAAGAAGGGATAGACACAAATAAGTTAGTTCAAAGAATCGCTGCAGGAGAAATAGTTATTCCTAAAAGCAAAAAGCATAAATTCTCTCCAATAGGTATTGGGTCTGGTTTAATGGTAAAGATAAACGCAAATATAGGTACGTCTCCAAAGGATGCAGATATTAAAAAGGAGTTGAAAAAACTCCGTGTTGCAATTAAGTCTGGCGCTGATGCAGTCATGGATTTAAGCACAGGAGGCGATCTGAATAAGATACGCAGGACAATTATTAAAGAATCAAGCGTACCAGTGGGAACTGTCCCTGTTTATCAGGTAATGGTAGAAAAAAAGCATATTGCTAGGATAAGCAAAGAAGATATATTAAATACAATTCGAATACACGGTGAGCAGGGGGTTGATTTTATAACTGTTCACTGCGGATTCACAAGAGATTGCATTCCTCTGTTGAAAAACAGAATAACCGGTGTTGTGTCCAGAGGAGGAACTTTTATAATGAGATGGATGCAGTATCACGGCAGGGAAAATCCGTTATTTGAGTATTATGATGAGGTCATGGACATAGCAAAAGAATATGATATGACTCTGAGTCTTGGGGATGGCCTGAGGCCTGGATGCATTGCAGATGCAACAGATAAAGCACAGATAAAAGAACTTAAGAATCTCGGTATATTAGCTGAAAGAGCTCGGAATAGAGGGGTTCAGGCAATGATAGAAGGGCCCGGACATATTCCATTGAATCAGATTGAGAAGAACATAAAGCTTCAGAAAAAATATTGCAAGAATGCGCCGTTTTATGTTCTTGGCCCGCTTGTAACAGATATTGCGCCGGGATACGATCATATAACATGCGCAATAGGAGGAACCCTTGCTGCATATTATGGAGCATCTTTTCTATGTTATGTTACTCCTGCAGAACACTTGAGCCTGCCGACAGAAGCCGATGTAAAAGAAGGTGTAATTGCCACAAAGATAGCTGCGCATGCAGCGGATGTGGCAAGGGGACATAAAAAAGCTTTGGACTGGGATAGGAGAATGTCTGTAAGCAGGAAGAAACTGGATTGGGAAGGCATGATAGCTCTTTCAATAGATCCTGAAAAAGCAAGGGAATATAGAAAACACAGCAGAATAGGTAAAGATGAAGAGTGCACAATGTGTGGAGAGTTTTGTGTAATGAAGGACTGGCAACGTGACAAAGCTTAG
- a CDS encoding sulfide-dependent adenosine diphosphate thiazole synthase, translated as MLDETIISKAILETYNKKLINCLNLDVAIAGAGPAGIVASYYMARKGLHVAIFERKLSPGGGMWGGGMMFNQIVVQANALGILDEFDISYKEYQKNYYVADSVEAMSKLLAKAMSAGVKIFNCISVEDTVIIDNTVKGFVINWSSVGIANLHVDPLTVKSKYAIEATGHPLEVLTVLEKKARVKLGTKTGKIMGEMPMNADKAEKDTIKNTKEIYPGLFVVGMAANAAFGGPRMGPIFGGMLLSGKKASEMIIKKLRGNV; from the coding sequence ATGTTGGATGAAACAATAATCTCAAAAGCTATACTGGAAACATATAACAAGAAGCTTATAAATTGTCTGAACCTTGATGTAGCAATTGCAGGCGCAGGGCCTGCAGGCATAGTAGCTTCCTATTATATGGCAAGAAAAGGATTACATGTTGCAATATTCGAAAGAAAACTCTCGCCTGGCGGAGGTATGTGGGGAGGAGGCATGATGTTCAACCAGATCGTTGTGCAGGCAAACGCTTTAGGTATCCTTGATGAGTTTGACATTTCATATAAAGAATATCAAAAAAATTATTACGTAGCTGATTCAGTTGAGGCAATGTCAAAGCTTCTGGCAAAAGCAATGTCTGCAGGTGTAAAAATATTCAACTGCATATCTGTAGAGGATACTGTAATTATTGACAATACCGTAAAAGGATTTGTTATTAACTGGTCTTCAGTAGGGATTGCCAACCTGCATGTTGATCCTTTAACTGTTAAAAGCAAATACGCCATAGAGGCAACAGGGCATCCTCTTGAAGTATTGACCGTGCTTGAGAAAAAGGCCCGTGTAAAGTTAGGAACAAAGACAGGTAAAATAATGGGAGAAATGCCCATGAATGCAGATAAAGCAGAAAAGGATACAATAAAGAATACAAAGGAGATATATCCCGGATTATTTGTGGTTGGCATGGCAGCAAATGCGGCATTTGGAGGACCCAGAATGGGGCCCATTTTTGGAGGAATGCTGCTATCTGGTAAAAAAGCATCAGAGATGATAATAAAGAAACTAAGGGGAAACGTATGA